Proteins encoded within one genomic window of Buchnera aphidicola (Myzocallis carpini):
- the hisS gene encoding histidine--tRNA ligase codes for MKDIFQSVKGMHDYLPKELILWNKVENILKEILFNYSYFEIRLPIVENTILFKKSMGSMTDIIGKEMYSFNDKNGNNLTLRPEATVGCVRSMIQNQLLYHKKQKLWYYGPMFRYERPQKGRYRQFFQFGIETFGFLEPEIELEVIILINKFLKKLNISDYVFLEINSIGSLASRKKYQNILKHFLYKHIDLLDNHCINQLHNNSLRILDSKSTKIQNILKKSPILMDFITSQERIHFQKLCNLMDSFNIQYIINPRLVRGLDYYNNTVFEWKTNFLGSKNTICAGGRYDTLVENLGGPQTPAMGLAIGMERLLLLLKSLSIFNEKNIMIDIYILLDSEEIKLFAIDLSENIRNNFPMLKTFLEFQPVNFNKIFKNIKKYNTNILLLLEKNKIKNNLIRFYNFINKENCIVHINNLIKKIHSDYFDKYNRK; via the coding sequence GTGAAGGATATTTTTCAATCTGTTAAGGGTATGCATGACTATCTTCCAAAAGAATTAATATTATGGAATAAAGTAGAAAATATATTGAAAGAAATATTATTTAATTATAGTTATTTTGAAATTAGATTACCTATTGTAGAAAACACAATATTATTTAAAAAATCTATGGGGTCTATGACGGATATTATTGGAAAAGAAATGTATTCTTTCAATGATAAAAATGGAAATAATTTAACTTTAAGACCAGAAGCAACTGTAGGTTGTGTCAGGTCTATGATTCAAAATCAATTACTATATCATAAAAAACAAAAATTATGGTATTATGGACCTATGTTTCGATATGAACGTCCACAGAAAGGAAGATATCGACAATTTTTTCAATTTGGAATAGAAACATTTGGTTTTTTAGAACCAGAAATAGAATTAGAAGTTATTATATTGATCAACAAATTTTTGAAAAAATTAAATATTTCCGATTATGTATTTTTAGAAATTAATTCTATTGGATCTCTTGCATCTCGAAAAAAATATCAAAACATATTAAAACATTTTTTGTATAAACATATTGATTTATTAGATAATCATTGCATTAATCAATTACATAATAATTCTTTAAGAATATTAGATAGTAAAAGTACAAAAATACAAAATATACTCAAAAAATCTCCTATACTTATGGATTTTATTACTTCTCAAGAACGTATACATTTTCAGAAATTATGTAATCTTATGGATTCTTTTAATATTCAATATATTATTAATCCCAGATTAGTCAGAGGATTAGATTATTATAATAATACTGTTTTTGAATGGAAAACAAATTTTTTAGGTTCTAAAAATACAATATGCGCTGGAGGAAGATATGATACATTGGTAGAAAACTTAGGAGGACCTCAAACTCCAGCAATGGGATTAGCAATTGGAATGGAAAGATTATTATTACTATTAAAATCATTATCTATTTTTAATGAAAAAAATATTATGATTGATATTTATATTTTATTGGATAGTGAAGAAATTAAATTATTTGCAATTGATTTATCAGAAAATATTAGAAATAATTTTCCTATGTTAAAAACTTTTTTAGAATTTCAACCAGTAAATTTCAACAAGATATTTAAAAATATTAAAAAATATAATACTAACATACTTTTATTATTAGAAAAAAATAAAATAAAAAATAATTTAATTCGTTTTTATAATTTTATAAACAAAGAAAATTGTATAGTTCATATAAATAATCTTATAAAAAAAATACATTCTGATTACTTTGATAAATATAATAGAAAATAA
- the gap gene encoding type I glyceraldehyde-3-phosphate dehydrogenase: protein MKIKIGINGFGRIGRILFRVAQNYSNIEIVGINDLLDVNYIAYMLKLDSTHGRFQGSIEVQKNAIVVNNKIIRIFSKKNPEQIPWKTLNTDIVIESTGIFLTTKDAYKHIIAGAKKVIITAPPKDDTPMFVNGVNFNSYSNQLVVSNASCTTNCLAPLAKIIHQSFGIQEGLMTTVHATTATQKTVDSPSQKDWRGGRGVLQNIIPSSTGAAIAVGKVLPELYGKLTGIAFRVPTPNVSVVDLTVKLIKSTTYKEICDVIQYSSKNDMKNIIGYTEEDVVSTDFNGSSLTSIFDAKAGLSLNNNFVKLIAWYDNETGYSNKVLDLAVLIHNK, encoded by the coding sequence ATGAAAATTAAAATTGGTATTAATGGATTTGGAAGAATTGGACGAATATTATTTCGAGTAGCACAAAATTATTCTAACATTGAAATTGTAGGTATTAATGACTTATTAGATGTCAATTATATAGCATATATGTTAAAATTGGATTCTACTCATGGAAGATTTCAGGGGTCCATAGAAGTGCAAAAAAATGCCATTGTTGTAAACAATAAAATAATAAGAATTTTTTCTAAAAAAAACCCCGAACAAATTCCATGGAAAACATTAAATACAGATATTGTTATTGAATCTACAGGAATTTTTTTAACTACAAAAGACGCATATAAACATATTATTGCAGGTGCAAAAAAAGTTATTATTACAGCTCCTCCAAAAGATGATACCCCTATGTTTGTTAATGGAGTCAATTTTAATTCTTATTCTAATCAATTAGTAGTATCAAATGCCTCTTGTACTACAAATTGTTTAGCTCCATTAGCAAAAATAATACATCAATCTTTTGGTATTCAAGAAGGTTTGATGACTACTGTACATGCTACTACCGCAACACAAAAAACTGTTGATTCTCCTTCACAAAAAGATTGGAGAGGAGGTAGAGGTGTTTTACAAAATATTATACCATCTTCTACTGGTGCAGCTATTGCAGTTGGAAAAGTTTTGCCAGAATTATATGGAAAATTAACTGGTATTGCATTTCGTGTTCCTACTCCCAATGTTTCTGTAGTAGATTTAACTGTTAAACTAATCAAATCAACTACTTATAAAGAAATTTGTGATGTTATTCAATATTCTTCAAAAAATGATATGAAAAATATTATAGGATATACTGAAGAAGATGTTGTTTCAACAGATTTTAATGGATCTTCATTAACATCTATTTTTGATGCAAAAGCAGGATTATCATTAAATAACAATTTTGTAAAATTAATTGCTTGGTATGATAATGAAACTGGTTATTCTAATAAAGTACTAGATTTGGCAGTATTAATACACAATAAATAG
- the mfd gene encoding transcription-repair coupling factor, whose protein sequence is MITNTIFSFNINTLVIHLKHGIGKYQGLTILKNNNIETEYLTILYANDAKLYVPIYHIYLIKNYNSICENEKVVLHTLGSGKWNQERKKIFKNITDIAAKILDSNAYRFSKPGFSFKINIEKYKIFCKNFPHKMTIDQKKVIKAVLKDMNKPIPMDRLICGDVGFGKTEIAIRAAFIAVNNNKQVIVLVPTTLLAQQHYKSFQERFATWKININVLSRFQNKTEQLQCIENVKNGYTNILIGTHKILLNNLIWHNLGLLIIDEEHRFGVKQKENIKNNFSNIDILTLTATPIPRTLNMVMSNIRDLSIISTPPKNRLPVKTFIKKYNIHLIKKIILLELSRKGQIYYICNKVSMLEEKLYTLQKMIPEARFNIGHGQMNSDELKKIMYDFYQKKFDILVCTTIIETGIDIPTVNTIIIENADSFGLAQLHQMRGRVGRSYIQAYAWLLISNFKKISLNGKKRLQAIKSIKDFGAGLKLSMHDLKIRGIGELLGYNQSGHIKSIELSLYIELLNKTIQLIKKKSILSLTEIEKKQPEIQLSIPNILPNKYIPDITQRVYFYKKLYLLNNKEDLLKIQLQLINNFGILPQEVKNLILLIRIKILSNKIGITKIKSNKYGGKITFLHIPKTVDIQKLFKLCTEEFTKWNIEKKYSIKYFYKVFDDIKRIKWIFNVLKKIKNIFTVDKLSNS, encoded by the coding sequence ATGATTACAAATACTATCTTTTCATTCAATATAAATACTCTAGTTATTCATTTAAAACACGGAATTGGAAAATATCAGGGATTAACTATTTTAAAAAATAATAATATTGAAACGGAATATTTAACAATTTTATACGCAAATGATGCTAAATTATATGTTCCAATATACCATATTTATTTAATTAAAAATTATAATTCTATATGTGAAAATGAAAAAGTTGTATTACATACTTTAGGAAGTGGAAAATGGAATCAAGAAAGAAAAAAAATATTTAAAAATATTACAGATATTGCAGCAAAAATATTAGATAGTAATGCATATAGGTTTTCTAAACCTGGTTTTTCATTTAAGATAAATATTGAAAAATATAAAATATTTTGTAAAAATTTTCCACATAAAATGACCATAGATCAAAAAAAAGTTATTAAAGCAGTACTCAAAGATATGAATAAACCAATACCTATGGATCGATTAATTTGTGGTGATGTTGGTTTTGGAAAAACAGAAATTGCTATTCGAGCAGCATTTATTGCTGTAAATAATAATAAACAAGTTATTGTTTTAGTACCAACTACTTTATTAGCACAACAACATTATAAAAGTTTTCAAGAAAGATTTGCAACATGGAAAATTAATATTAATGTATTATCGAGATTTCAAAATAAAACAGAACAGTTACAATGTATTGAAAATGTTAAGAATGGATATACTAATATTTTAATTGGAACACATAAAATTTTACTAAATAATTTAATATGGCATAATTTAGGTTTACTCATTATAGATGAAGAACATCGATTTGGAGTTAAACAAAAAGAAAACATCAAAAACAATTTTTCTAATATTGATATATTAACTTTAACAGCTACACCTATTCCTAGAACACTAAATATGGTTATGAGTAATATTCGTGATTTATCAATTATTTCAACTCCTCCAAAAAATAGATTACCTGTAAAAACTTTTATTAAAAAATATAATATACATTTAATTAAAAAAATTATATTACTGGAATTATCACGAAAAGGACAGATTTATTATATTTGTAATAAAGTATCTATGTTAGAAGAAAAATTATATACATTACAAAAAATGATTCCAGAAGCAAGGTTTAATATTGGTCATGGACAAATGAATAGTGATGAATTAAAAAAAATTATGTATGATTTTTATCAAAAAAAATTTGACATTTTAGTATGTACAACAATTATAGAAACTGGTATTGACATTCCTACTGTAAATACCATTATTATTGAAAATGCAGATTCCTTTGGATTAGCTCAACTACATCAAATGCGAGGTAGAGTAGGTAGATCATATATACAAGCTTATGCTTGGTTATTAATATCAAATTTTAAAAAAATCTCTTTGAATGGAAAAAAAAGATTACAAGCCATAAAATCTATTAAAGATTTTGGTGCAGGATTAAAATTATCTATGCATGATTTAAAAATTAGAGGTATAGGAGAATTATTGGGATATAATCAAAGTGGGCATATTAAAAGTATTGAGTTATCTCTTTATATAGAATTATTAAATAAAACAATTCAATTGATTAAAAAAAAATCTATTTTATCACTTACGGAAATAGAAAAAAAACAACCAGAAATACAATTATCTATACCCAATATATTACCAAATAAATATATTCCTGATATTACTCAAAGAGTATATTTTTACAAAAAATTATATTTATTAAATAACAAAGAAGATTTATTAAAAATACAATTACAATTAATTAATAATTTTGGTATTTTACCTCAAGAAGTAAAAAACTTAATATTATTAATAAGAATCAAAATTCTATCTAATAAAATAGGAATTACAAAAATAAAATCTAATAAATATGGAGGAAAAATTACTTTTCTTCATATTCCAAAAACAGTTGATATACAAAAATTATTTAAATTGTGTACAGAAGAATTTACAAAATGGAATATAGAAAAAAAATATTCTATAAAATATTTTTATAAAGTTTTTGATGATATTAAAAGAATTAAATGGATATTTAATGTTTTAAAAAAAATAAAAAATATATTTACTGTTGATAAGTTATCAAATTCATAA
- a CDS encoding beta-propeller fold lactonase family protein: MQQIIYIVTAGNKSIEVWKLLNTGKMFLIQIIDTDNGEGQTITILQKRKKIYVGIRPYYKILIYDILKNGKLKKIDKINIPYSPHYLITDAQEEFLFCSYYHAGCMNISYINNKHIPTTIVKNFYGLEGCHSVNIDLSNNFVFFPALLQDRIYCYNFQDFKNKKNIFFDTLKYVNCLEKSGPRHMALHPNKKYIYNINELNGTIDVWKIYNIKKNIQHIQNIQLFPKNNKNQYWSSDIHITSCGKYLYASDRLHNTITLFQINKHYTLSMVNNFYTAKQPKSFIIDEKNKFLISIGQVSNTVMVHNISKKNGFLNTLYEYSVGNNPTWITIHTI, from the coding sequence ATGCAACAAATTATTTATATAGTGACGGCTGGTAATAAATCAATTGAAGTGTGGAAACTATTAAATACTGGAAAAATGTTTTTAATACAAATTATTGATACCGATAATGGAGAAGGACAAACAATAACTATTTTACAAAAAAGAAAAAAAATATACGTTGGTATACGTCCTTATTATAAAATTTTAATTTATGATATTTTAAAAAATGGAAAATTAAAAAAAATCGATAAAATTAATATCCCATACAGTCCTCATTACCTTATTACAGATGCTCAAGAAGAATTTTTATTTTGTAGTTATTATCATGCTGGTTGTATGAACATCAGTTATATTAATAATAAACACATACCAACCACAATAGTAAAGAATTTTTATGGTTTAGAAGGATGTCATTCGGTAAATATCGATCTTTCAAATAATTTTGTTTTTTTTCCTGCATTATTACAAGATCGTATTTATTGTTACAATTTTCAAGATTTTAAAAATAAAAAAAATATTTTTTTTGATACATTGAAATATGTTAATTGTCTTGAAAAATCTGGACCAAGGCATATGGCATTACACCCAAATAAAAAATATATATATAATATTAATGAACTCAATGGCACCATTGATGTTTGGAAAATATATAATATTAAAAAAAATATACAACATATACAAAATATTCAATTATTTCCAAAAAATAACAAAAATCAATATTGGTCTTCAGATATTCATATAACTTCTTGTGGAAAATATTTATATGCTTCTGATAGATTACATAATACAATTACTCTTTTTCAAATCAATAAACATTATACACTCAGTATGGTAAATAATTTTTATACTGCAAAACAACCAAAATCATTTATTATTGATGAAAAAAATAAATTTTTAATTTCTATTGGTCAAGTATCTAATACTGTTATGGTACATAATATTTCTAAAAAAAATGGTTTTTTAAATACGTTATATGAATATTCAGTAGGTAATAATCCAACATGGATTACAATCCATACAATATAA
- the bioA gene encoding adenosylmethionine--8-amino-7-oxononanoate transaminase, which produces MNKNNLYFNSKYIWHPYDSIVKPLPCYFVSSAKGVHITLQSGVQIIDGMSSWWSAIHGYNHKKLNQALKKQIDHMSHVMFGGFTHKPAISLCKRLLNILPKKLKRIFFCDSGSVSIEIAMKMALQYWKALKIKKNKFLTIRNGYHGDTLFAMSVCDPVNSMHNLYHNVIPKNLFSKQPQISFQEKWNICDIKSFNDNMMKFHHIIAAVILEPIVQGIGNMQFYHSEYLKNIRLICNIYNIPLIIDEIATGFGRTGKLFAFQYSNITPDILCIGKALTGGMLTLSAVITTQKISDIISNNYPYKFMHGPTFMGNPLACAVASKNISILQKGLWKQQVRCIEKYFINNLFLMKNHPRIKEIRVLGAIAVIECYHFVNLKLIQKFFVNHGVWIRPFKNIIYLTPPYIIKKYYLKKMIIAIKYAIQNNRFFIL; this is translated from the coding sequence ATGAATAAAAATAATTTGTATTTTAATTCTAAATATATTTGGCATCCATATGATTCTATAGTAAAACCATTACCATGTTATTTTGTTTCTTCTGCTAAAGGTGTGCATATTACACTACAGAGTGGCGTGCAAATTATAGATGGTATGTCATCTTGGTGGTCAGCGATTCATGGATATAACCATAAAAAATTAAATCAAGCTTTAAAAAAACAAATTGATCACATGTCTCACGTTATGTTTGGAGGTTTTACACATAAACCAGCTATTTCTTTGTGTAAAAGATTATTAAATATTTTACCTAAAAAATTAAAACGTATTTTTTTTTGTGATTCCGGTTCAGTTTCAATAGAAATAGCAATGAAAATGGCTCTACAATATTGGAAAGCTTTAAAAATAAAAAAAAATAAATTTTTGACAATACGTAATGGATATCACGGAGATACATTATTTGCAATGTCTGTATGTGATCCTGTAAATTCTATGCATAATTTATATCATAATGTGATACCAAAAAATTTATTTTCCAAACAACCTCAAATATCATTTCAAGAAAAGTGGAATATTTGTGATATTAAATCTTTTAATGATAATATGATGAAATTTCATCATATTATTGCAGCAGTAATTTTAGAACCTATTGTACAAGGTATAGGAAATATGCAATTTTATCATAGCGAATATTTAAAAAATATTAGATTAATATGTAATATATATAATATTCCACTAATTATAGATGAAATTGCTACTGGATTTGGTAGAACTGGTAAACTGTTTGCATTTCAATATTCTAATATTACTCCGGATATTTTATGTATTGGAAAAGCATTAACAGGAGGGATGTTAACTTTATCAGCTGTAATTACAACGCAAAAAATTTCTGATATTATTAGTAACAATTATCCTTACAAATTTATGCATGGCCCAACATTTATGGGGAATCCATTAGCTTGTGCTGTAGCAAGTAAAAATATTTCTATTTTACAAAAGGGGTTATGGAAACAACAAGTGCGTTGTATTGAAAAATATTTTATAAATAACTTATTTTTAATGAAAAATCATCCTCGTATTAAAGAAATACGTGTTTTAGGAGCAATTGCTGTCATTGAATGTTATCATTTTGTAAATTTAAAATTAATACAAAAATTTTTTGTTAATCATGGTGTATGGATTCGACCTTTTAAAAATATTATTTATTTAACTCCGCCATATATTATTAAGAAGTATTATTTAAAAAAAATGATTATAGCGATTAAATATGCGATTCAAAATAATAGATTTTTTATTTTATAA
- the bioD gene encoding dethiobiotin synthase has product MKNMWFITGTDTNIGKTIVSTILLQKASQIGYNTAGYKPIAAGCVEKKHGLFNSDVLLLKKYSSVYLKYKEINLFSLKDFLPPNFFFEKNKKINLYQISQGLKNLQKKSNWIIIEGIGGWYTPIFHTTNFAKWILIEKIPVILVIGIKLGCINHAILTYQAIIKDKIKCSGWITNCCVNQEEKYLKYYIKTIKKYIMAPYLGNLPYFQNIKNIFSKKNSITLPK; this is encoded by the coding sequence ATGAAAAACATGTGGTTTATAACTGGAACAGATACTAATATAGGAAAAACAATAGTATCAACAATTTTATTACAAAAAGCATCACAAATAGGATATAATACCGCAGGATATAAACCTATTGCTGCTGGTTGTGTAGAAAAAAAACATGGATTATTTAATAGTGATGTTTTATTATTAAAAAAATATAGTAGTGTTTATTTAAAATATAAAGAAATTAATTTATTTTCTTTAAAAGATTTTTTACCACCAAATTTTTTTTTTGAAAAAAATAAAAAAATAAATTTATATCAAATATCTCAGGGATTAAAAAATCTTCAAAAAAAATCTAATTGGATTATTATAGAAGGAATAGGAGGTTGGTATACACCAATTTTTCATACAACAAATTTTGCAAAATGGATCTTGATAGAAAAAATACCTGTAATTTTAGTAATTGGAATAAAATTAGGTTGTATTAATCACGCTATTTTAACATATCAAGCAATTATAAAAGATAAAATAAAATGTTCCGGATGGATTACCAATTGTTGTGTAAATCAAGAGGAAAAGTATTTAAAATATTATATAAAAACCATTAAAAAATATATCATGGCTCCTTATTTAGGAAATCTTCCATATTTTCAAAATATAAAAAATATATTTAGTAAAAAAAATAGTATTACATTACCAAAATAA
- the glyA gene encoding serine hydroxymethyltransferase, with protein sequence MIQNNLPLEIFDKTIWNLINKENNRQEYHIELIASENYASRAIMQAQGSQLTNKYAEGYPEKRYYGGCNYVDEIEKLAIQRAKKLFKADYANVQPHSGSQANFSVCLALLKPGDLILGMNLSHGGHLTHGSVVNFSGKLYNSISYGLNQDGDIDYLELEKMAHKYQPKMIIAGFSSFSGIVNWEKIQNIARNINAYFLADIAHISGLVAVGLYPSPIEYADVVTTTTHKTLSGPRGGLILSKNKNELFYKKLNSAVFPGSQGGPLMHVIAAKAISFKEALQPCFKKYQQQILNNAKIMVSTLINSQIEIVSKKTKNHLFVIDLTKHQVTGREIEHALGKANIIVNKNSIPNDLQSPFITSGIRIGTAAITRRGFKEKEAKIISDWLIAIIKNHKNSKKILNIKNQVLELCKQYPVYK encoded by the coding sequence ATGATTCAAAATAATTTACCCCTTGAAATTTTTGATAAGACAATATGGAATTTAATTAATAAAGAAAATAATAGACAAGAATATCACATTGAATTAATTGCTTCTGAAAATTATGCTAGTCGTGCTATTATGCAAGCACAGGGATCACAATTAACCAATAAATATGCAGAAGGATATCCAGAAAAACGTTATTACGGAGGTTGTAATTATGTTGATGAAATTGAAAAATTAGCTATTCAACGTGCAAAAAAATTATTTAAAGCAGATTATGCTAACGTACAACCTCATTCTGGTTCTCAAGCAAATTTTTCTGTATGCTTAGCATTATTAAAACCAGGAGATTTAATTTTAGGTATGAATTTATCACATGGGGGTCATTTAACTCATGGATCTGTAGTAAATTTTTCCGGAAAATTATATAATTCAATATCATATGGGTTAAATCAAGATGGTGATATTGATTATCTAGAATTAGAAAAAATGGCTCATAAATATCAACCAAAAATGATTATCGCAGGATTTTCATCATTTTCTGGTATTGTGAATTGGGAAAAAATACAAAATATTGCTCGTAATATTAATGCGTATTTCTTGGCTGATATAGCACATATTTCTGGATTAGTTGCAGTAGGATTGTATCCTAGTCCCATAGAATATGCTGATGTAGTTACAACAACTACACATAAAACATTATCTGGTCCTAGAGGTGGTTTAATACTTTCAAAAAATAAAAACGAACTATTTTATAAAAAGCTAAATTCTGCTGTTTTTCCAGGCAGTCAAGGTGGACCTTTAATGCATGTTATTGCAGCAAAAGCAATTTCTTTTAAAGAAGCTTTACAACCATGCTTTAAAAAATATCAACAACAAATTTTAAATAATGCAAAAATTATGGTAAGTACATTAATTAATAGTCAAATTGAGATTGTCTCTAAAAAAACTAAAAATCACTTATTTGTAATTGATTTAACTAAACATCAAGTAACTGGAAGAGAAATAGAACATGCATTAGGAAAAGCAAATATTATTGTAAATAAAAATAGTATTCCCAATGATTTACAGAGTCCTTTTATTACTTCTGGGATTCGTATTGGTACTGCAGCAATTACAAGAAGAGGTTTTAAAGAAAAGGAAGCAAAAATAATTTCTGATTGGTTAATTGCAATTATTAAAAATCATAAAAATTCTAAAAAAATATTAAATATAAAAAATCAAGTTCTAGAACTATGTAAACAATATCCAGTGTACAAATAA
- a CDS encoding inositol monophosphatase family protein: MYPILNVAICAIRNGGNIIINRYYNNINYDIKNIQNNKNYHISLIHNIIYKTEKVMIAKILKFYPNHIILNQKNTTFIKKTNIIWDLQPIYGTKNFIKNIPHFCLSIAIYIKNKIAFSVIYDPIRDELFTAIQGKGTQLNKNRIRCNNSFNINNSIISISHITNYVQKKFFLDNIFKNFLNAKINLRITGCIILEFMYLSSGKLDFVIDFNQKKKIFDIGKLYIKESGGLVTSLKDINNNILGMCYVSNNKCMQFIKNIFK; this comes from the coding sequence ATGTATCCAATACTAAACGTAGCCATTTGTGCTATTAGAAACGGTGGTAACATTATTATTAATAGGTATTATAATAATATTAATTATGATATCAAGAATATACAAAATAACAAAAATTATCATATTAGCTTAATACATAACATCATTTATAAAACAGAAAAGGTAATGATTGCAAAAATTCTGAAATTTTATCCAAATCATATAATACTCAACCAAAAAAATACTACTTTTATTAAAAAAACAAATATTATATGGGATTTACAACCTATATATGGAACAAAGAATTTTATAAAAAATATTCCTCATTTTTGTCTTTCAATAGCAATATATATAAAAAATAAAATTGCATTTTCTGTAATCTATGATCCTATTCGAGATGAATTATTTACTGCTATTCAAGGCAAAGGAACACAATTAAATAAAAATAGAATCAGGTGTAATAATTCTTTCAATATAAACAATTCAATTATTTCAATTAGTCATATTACAAATTATGTACAAAAAAAATTTTTCTTGGATAACATTTTTAAAAATTTTCTTAATGCTAAAATAAATCTTAGAATTACAGGATGTATTATTTTAGAATTTATGTATTTATCTAGTGGTAAATTAGATTTTGTAATAGATTTTAATCAAAAAAAAAAAATATTTGATATTGGAAAATTGTATATAAAAGAATCAGGGGGACTGGTTACATCTTTAAAAGACATCAATAATAACATCCTGGGTATGTGTTATGTTAGTAACAATAAATGTATGCAATTTATCAAAAATATATTTAAATAA
- the rlmN gene encoding 23S rRNA (adenine(2503)-C(2))-methyltransferase RlmN encodes MDSILHKDIFYNKINLLNLDRDQMQNFLLSLGEKRFCADQIMIWIYRHFCNDFDKMYNISINLRNKLKKISIIQAPKFIKEQHSIDNTIKWIVSVNHGMVETVYIPEKKRGTLCISSQIGCILNCSFCSTGMQGFCRNLLVFEIIGQIWIALQKINDYNNIAYPPITNIVMMGMGEPLLNFNNVVTALKIISDTFGFNISKKKIVLSTAGIVPALNKLSHTIDVKLAISLHAPNDIIRTQLMPINKKYNIASVLSSVLNFLKFSKLNKNGVMIEYIMLNNINDTLLHAKELATILKNVPSKINLIPWNYLPNTNFLCSNFKRIYSFLNFLSCKGFVVTIRKSRGQDINAACGQLTSTNMK; translated from the coding sequence ATGGATAGTATATTACATAAAGATATTTTTTATAATAAAATTAATTTATTAAATTTAGATCGCGATCAAATGCAAAATTTCTTGCTTTCATTAGGAGAAAAAAGGTTTTGTGCAGATCAAATAATGATATGGATATACCGTCATTTTTGTAATGATTTTGATAAAATGTATAATATTTCAATCAATTTGAGAAATAAGTTAAAAAAAATTAGTATTATTCAAGCGCCAAAATTTATAAAAGAACAACATTCTATTGATAATACAATAAAATGGATAGTTTCAGTAAATCATGGAATGGTTGAAACAGTATATATTCCTGAAAAGAAAAGAGGAACATTATGTATTTCTTCACAAATTGGATGTATTTTAAATTGTTCCTTTTGTTCGACTGGTATGCAGGGTTTTTGTCGTAATTTGTTAGTTTTTGAAATTATTGGGCAAATATGGATTGCATTACAAAAAATTAATGACTATAACAATATAGCATATCCCCCTATTACAAATATAGTAATGATGGGTATGGGAGAACCGTTATTAAATTTCAACAATGTTGTTACTGCTTTAAAAATTATCTCAGATACTTTTGGATTTAATATTTCAAAAAAAAAAATTGTTTTGTCAACAGCAGGTATTGTTCCTGCTTTAAACAAATTATCTCATACCATTGATGTTAAATTAGCTATTTCATTACATGCCCCAAATGATATTATAAGAACTCAGTTAATGCCAATAAATAAAAAATATAATATAGCATCTGTTTTATCTTCTGTATTGAATTTTTTAAAATTTTCTAAACTCAATAAAAATGGAGTTATGATAGAATATATTATGTTAAATAATATTAACGATACTTTATTACATGCGAAAGAATTAGCAACAATATTAAAAAATGTACCAAGTAAAATTAATTTAATTCCTTGGAATTATCTCCCTAATACTAATTTTCTCTGTAGTAATTTTAAAAGAATATATTCTTTTTTAAATTTTTTATCTTGTAAAGGTTTTGTAGTAACGATTAGAAAATCTCGTGGACAAGACATTAATGCGGCATGTGGTCAATTAACTAGTACAAATATGAAGTAG